Proteins encoded by one window of Bacillus sp. DTU_2020_1000418_1_SI_GHA_SEK_038:
- a CDS encoding ABC transporter ATP-binding protein encodes MEEVILEITDLKKNYGPKSVLNGVSLQVKKGEIIGYIGPNGAGKSTTVKLILGIEDNYLGEIKIFGHDISDGNIEYKRKIGYVPEIAEVYDNLTAQEYLTFIGEMYGLDLDLADYKAKSLMELFGVGEVYHSRIASYSKGMRQKLLIISSLLHNPELLFFDEPINGLDANSVMIFKEIMTQLAEQGKTIFYSSHIMDVVEKISSRIILLHDGKIAADGTFEELKQQNTRGSLEQIFNQLTGFNEHKELGARFVSVIREM; translated from the coding sequence ATGGAAGAAGTTATATTAGAAATTACTGATTTGAAAAAGAATTATGGTCCAAAGTCAGTCTTAAATGGTGTTTCTCTTCAAGTGAAAAAAGGAGAAATCATTGGGTATATTGGACCGAATGGAGCCGGGAAAAGTACCACTGTGAAACTCATACTTGGCATTGAAGACAATTATTTAGGCGAGATCAAAATCTTCGGTCATGATATTTCAGATGGAAATATCGAGTATAAAAGAAAAATTGGTTATGTACCGGAAATTGCCGAAGTATACGACAATTTAACTGCCCAAGAATATTTAACCTTTATTGGCGAAATGTATGGTCTGGACCTTGACCTCGCTGATTATAAGGCAAAAAGCCTAATGGAACTGTTCGGGGTAGGTGAAGTCTATCATTCTCGAATTGCATCTTACTCAAAAGGAATGCGTCAAAAGCTTTTAATTATTTCGAGCTTATTACATAATCCAGAACTTTTATTCTTTGATGAACCGATCAATGGTTTGGATGCAAACAGCGTGATGATTTTTAAAGAAATCATGACACAGCTTGCCGAACAAGGAAAAACAATTTTCTACTCTTCTCATATTATGGATGTGGTCGAAAAAATAAGCAGCCGCATCATTCTTCTGCATGACGGTAAAATTGCTGCAGATGGTACATTTGAAGAGTTAAAACAGCAAAATACGAGGGGGTCACTAGAACAAATTTTTAATCAACTTACCGGTTTTAATGAACATAAAGAACTTGGTGCAAGATTTGTATCGGTTATAAGGGAGATGTAA
- a CDS encoding IS110 family transposase, with product MDFKQNQKINQVTEKTLVVGIDIAKRTHFACFVDDRGRVLQKSFSVSQSGDGFELFYQRILAAMRENGKTEVIIGIEPTGHYWLNIAYFLEERGIPLVMVNPMHVRRSKELDDNLPTKHDRKDALVIARLLKDGRFSYPRILKGMEAELRVGSTLRSKLTEELGSVKNMIIRWLDRYFPEFTQVFPSFGKMAMAVLECTPFPSDLHQKQPEEILALYRKVDGLKSPQRPKATRIIEVAERSIGVTEGHKMARIEIATLVRRYHQLEKDIESISQHLVNLVKTTVEYEWLSTVPGLGDTTIVDLLAEIGSFSHYEDPRQLIKLAGLTLRENSSGLHKGQKRISKRGRRKLRALLFRVMMPMILHNEAFKKLHEYYTNRKVNPLRKKQSIVVLCGKLLKVLHGISTKHKAFDEQRMMRDIPSLVEAA from the coding sequence ATGGATTTTAAACAAAATCAGAAAATAAATCAAGTCACCGAAAAAACACTAGTTGTGGGAATCGACATTGCCAAGCGGACACACTTCGCTTGTTTTGTAGATGACCGTGGACGAGTGCTCCAAAAATCATTCTCTGTTTCTCAATCTGGAGATGGATTCGAGCTTTTCTATCAACGTATTCTCGCTGCAATGAGAGAAAACGGAAAAACAGAAGTCATTATCGGGATTGAACCGACTGGCCATTATTGGCTCAATATCGCCTATTTCCTTGAGGAACGGGGCATCCCCCTAGTCATGGTTAATCCTATGCATGTTAGACGGTCGAAAGAGTTGGATGATAATTTGCCAACGAAGCATGACCGCAAAGATGCACTTGTGATTGCTCGTCTTTTAAAAGACGGACGGTTCAGCTATCCCCGTATCTTGAAAGGTATGGAAGCTGAACTTCGCGTCGGGTCAACGTTAAGAAGCAAATTGACAGAAGAACTAGGGTCTGTAAAAAACATGATCATTCGCTGGTTAGATCGCTATTTTCCTGAATTCACTCAGGTTTTCCCATCATTCGGAAAAATGGCTATGGCCGTACTTGAATGTACTCCATTTCCAAGTGATCTTCACCAGAAACAGCCTGAAGAAATTTTAGCGCTTTATCGGAAGGTCGATGGGTTAAAATCCCCTCAAAGACCGAAAGCAACGAGAATCATTGAAGTCGCCGAGAGGTCTATTGGTGTAACTGAAGGACATAAGATGGCCCGTATTGAAATAGCCACACTTGTCCGCCGTTACCATCAGCTCGAAAAAGATATCGAAAGCATTTCTCAACACTTAGTTAATCTTGTAAAAACGACTGTAGAATATGAATGGTTATCAACGGTTCCAGGGCTTGGAGATACAACAATTGTCGATTTATTAGCTGAAATCGGAAGCTTTTCTCACTACGAAGATCCACGCCAACTAATCAAACTCGCGGGATTAACGTTACGTGAAAACTCCTCTGGCTTGCACAAAGGACAAAAGCGCATCTCCAAACGAGGCAGAAGAAAACTACGTGCCCTCCTGTTCCGAGTGATGATGCCGATGATTCTCCACAACGAAGCCTTTAAAAAGTTACACGAGTATTATACAAACCGTAAGGTTAATCCCTTACGCAAGAAGCAATCCATCGTAGTTCTATGCGGTAAGCTATTAAAAGTACTACATGGGATAAGCACTAAGCACAAAGCGTTTGACGAACAGCGAATGATGAGGGATATTCCTAGTCTCGTAGAGGCTGCGTAA